The segment tcaatctcttcttcttccttaaaTCTTAGGTATTCAGAGTAAATATCTATTGAGAAACTACGATGGTTCCAGTTCTGGGAGCCATGGTTGCTCACAAAAAGGTGAACCAGTAACATTTCAAGTGTAGGAAGtactaaggcaaaaaaaaaaattggagtagTATAAAGTAGGGACTGGAAGAAACACTTGTGCACTCATGTTCATAGGATTATTATCCACAACAGCCGAAAGTGGAGCAATACAGCATCCTTGGGCAGGTGCAACAACACAACTTATACCTACAATGTGATATTTATTATTCAGCCTGGAAAAGGATGGAATTTCACACACATGGTACAGTGTGAGTGAACCATGAATATACATTAtactaaatgaaagaagtcaatccccaaagaacaaatattgtatgattgCACAAGTATCTGGAACTTacagtagtcaaattcatagagaaagtagaatggtgggtGCCAGAGGTTGGCAGGGGAGGTGGAAGGACTGGGAGTTAGTGTTTGGTGGGTACAGAGCttcagtttgggaagatgaaaGATGTTTTGTAGATAGATATTGGTGGTGGTTATGCAACAATGTAAATAGACTCAATACTAAATTTATAACTATTGTATACTTATAAATTGCTgagtatatttaaaaagtatttatttattcagaaaggcagagacagacaaagactgacagaggtcatccatccattgattcactctccaaatatctacaacagccaaggctgagccaggctgaagccatgaacctggAATTTAAtctagcagggacccaagtaattgagccattgcTGGCTGCCTCTCAAGGTACACATTATCAAGaatctggaattagaagcagggttgggactcaatcccagttactctgatatgggttgcagatATCCCAACTGGTGtgttaacctctgtgccaaatgtttGCCCTGGTGAGTAGATCTTCCgtgttctcaccacacacacacacacacacacacacaaatggtaaTCATGTGAGGTGATGGAATTGTCCACTTGATTGTAGTAATAATTTCACAACTTATAGGTATATTACAACATCAAAatctatgatttttatttgttaattatacctcagtaaagctTGAAAAATTACTAACTTGATAGATTTGATGTGAATTTTATCACCATGAAACAAgaaatttagaaacataccatagttgaaccttgaaaacattatggaaCTAAAATAAAGCAGACACAAAATGTCAGACGTTGTCTGATTCCACTTCAGTGAGGAACCCAGATAGAGAATTCATAGACACTACTGAAGAATAGAGGCTgtgaagagccaaagtgactccattttaaaacaataaaaaagcagcctctgtttcccatagcagacccaagtccttgtagaagcaggcattcaggcattccggagatatcaaagcttaccagggacagctagctcagTAGACCAAGGCCAAAGTAACTGCCTGCACCCAAAGCTCCCGTGCTGTAAGCCCCCACtgatgtaactcttttttcctgctgatgtagcccttttttgctttaaaaactctcccaaagactgaggcctcactccttcctccgctgtgccggttggttggatggggtccctgtcatGGCTTGTACTCTTGAATAAATCCTGcttttgcagttcggtgtgatTGGGTTGCTGATAGCTTCTTAGGGATCTACTTATCTGGACACAACATCTGCCCTGGGGCTGGAGTTAGAAAATGGGCAGTTGTTTTTTGTAGGGTGTACAGATTTCTGCTTGGGATGATGAAAAGCTAAAAGAACTGGATAGAGGACAGtgtactgtggtggaatgagaaggccatgccaagatggccactggcaagtgagtgtcagttacacAGGAATGGCTTCAGACAGCACCTGGCAATGGAggttgcctggcaacaggctgtgaatTGTTTGAGCATAAACCATTCCTTGATTGGACTGGCCGCCTCTGCTAtttaagctgttgtaccaactgaaataaatgaatctgcgggctgctcacctctggcctgcttttacCCGACTCCTGGGgactgtgtggtgactccatgcctcttgctcccaccacgctcctcctctcagaatgaatccacaacaTCTGGTGTCCAACATGACTGAGAGACAGTGTGTCAGACTTGGCAACGTCCCTCCTTCAttttggcaagtaggcccctcagtgttttgtgtgctgtttggttctgtgagggtgagcacagaaccccctcgtatgcccctttccttgtccttgtccttggtcgaagtgaccccaggttaggcacacactgcccagaagtgtaacactgctttttggctccttttactttcagttcacctggtgaattcacataagggactgatcatcccagaatttggaaccaagtcatcttccctcactcaagAGAGGTGACACTCTGgtgacaccgtgtgggcatatggccttgacctaacgaatcaaggaagtccccgcTAAGCACAGGTCATACttacgatctgatacaccactgtctgttcatcTAATGTAGGGAATCCCCTGCGtaatgccatcagccactgaggtgctaggaatttgttttattatggtagcagtgctgtgggtgtctttcctttggctagaattGACGTGGTGCGCTGCTCTTGAGCCCTCAAACGTGGGAAAGttacccccctctcagaaacccacacagattaccaaacataatgaatatGTGAGTGATCAGAGCCTGCCACTCCAGGCTGCTGCCTCACaagcaacagttgatgacttagggagagagagctctgacagtgaaaatgacagcagacaacacagcaatgcctagtcagccaccccccaaatatctGTGAGATGAACTTAGACAACCTTGAGGTGATAAGACATGTGAGGTCATCCAATCCACACACAGTGAGGATCCCCtctttgtggcagtccccaggaccccaggctctcagggcagacactagaccccatcccacccacatgtttgccattaatgtCAGAGTGGAtgcaaaattcaggccctggattccagcacccataaaaaggcttctgctaaccaaggaccaaggatatgcttgtgtctttccagagaatgtgggacagcccatttgggtactagccagaaacatcaagcctgcaactgacagtcaaccagaaccagctgaacaagactgagagtccgccttgttagcagatgcacctgctcccaattgtcaagctgctgccctagCAATctgccctgaggaactgcccacagTCACATCTGCTACTGTCTtttaccccactagctctggttaGCCATTTGAACAGCCAACAGCCTGCGTgtagtcatgccattcctgattaccattgtccctcattcctacccccatctgagcaagcactcctgtggtctcccatttcgagggctggttagtcaatgatgggtaagatccccagaggagaacctaagacaggcacagctgcatacgAAGACCACGTAGAAACGGGGTCAGCAATGTAATGGCCAAGGATCATGCCTCCCggtgctcaaaaataaatgaaaagggggaaatgtagtggaatgagaaggtcgtgccaaggtggccgctgggaagtgagtgtcagttactcaggaatggctttggaaaccacatggcaatggagcctgcctggcaacagactgtgattaGATGGCTTTGGAACCCAACTAGCAAAGGAgattgcctggcaacaggctgtgattggctaGGGCATTAACTGTCCCTTGagtggattggctgccttggctctataagctgctgcaccaactgaaatcaGTGAGTCTGCAATCTGCTCACCTCttgcccactttcacccaactcctggtgtctgtgtcgtGACTCCACACATCTTGTCCCCAccatgcttctcctctcagaatgaatccacagcaacagtatACAACATTGGAGTGTATCTTGTGCCACCGAACTATACACTGAGAAATGGTtacaataggggctggcattgtggcaaagctgtTCAACAGtttcttgggtgcctgcatcgTGGAGTGCctattcaagccccagctcttccatttctcatccagctccctgctattgcaacctgggaggcagtggatgatagtccaattgcttgggcccttgccatacacacaggaaaccaggatggaactttgggctcctgggttcagcatggaccagctctggctgttgcaggcattttggggagtcaattagtggatggaagctttctctctttctatcataCTGCCATTAAAGTAGATCAAAATAACTCAaagaactttttcaaaaaaaaaaaagattcatttttttatatgaaagtcagagttagagtgaggaagtgacagagagagaggtccactatctgctggttcactcccaagatggctgcagcagccagagctgagctgatttgaagtcaagagccaagagcttcctccaggtgtcccacatgggtgcaggggcccaaggacctgggacatcccccactgctttcccaggccatagcagagagacggattggaagaggagcagccaggactagaactggtgcccatatgggatgccgaagcttcagaccagggctttaacccactgtaccacagtgccagctcccaaggaacatttttgaaaatggttAAATGCTGTATTTTGTTATGTAtctgtatgtacacacacacacacacacacacaaatataaaaccATTATAAAGTGTTAACAAATagttcaagaaataaaatgtgtaattttttatttgtgattAACATTTGGTGTATATGTgtgaaatggtcacttttccatttaattatttataatcattgtctatattcccactaaactagggtctttagctttttacttgttaaacttatttgatgaagtattaagcctttttactgtaatgtaaatttaaaagatgatgtctcaaatcataaaaattatataatatataattatatataatttatattatataatatataatatataagaatatattatatataatatatattatatagtaatatattataatatgatatatattaaCTCTTtcaacttaataaataaatctttaaaaaatacaaatattgagGCAGTCCTGGTTTAGGCTAGATTTTGACATCACTGCTCCAGTGAATCCTGGGACTCTTTCTACTCAACTATCATCTTATTAGGAATCTAGAAGTCAAAAACGCTGCCATATTTGTCACCAAGAAATGATCTGAGGAAGATTAATTTTTCCCAGAGGTGAAGAATGTGGGAGAGAGCAATTACAGATGTCTTCAGTGTTAGTCTCCCAGGGATAATGAATTGGCAGGGTAGAGACTCCTGTTTGTGTTGTCCCTGTCCTTAGGAGCCAAAATGATCAGAGAATGAACACATCACTGATCAATTATTCTAATCAGCTTCAGAGGGGATACAGCCTCCAGGACACAACTTGGAACTCACTAATTTATAGTCATCAAGGTCCCACACTCGAGACACTCACATCATCTCTAGAAGAAGTGATCCAGGCCCTGTACCACATGCCTGGCTCTATCTCACACTCTGCTGGGGGCCAGACCTTCTGTTTTTATCATCCACCCTCTACAAGAGAAAGAGATTCTAGACATTTGATTCGGTGGGTTCATGCTGCTGAGCCTGCATAGCCTGGTAAGTGTTGAGGAAATtaggggaggggaaagggcatTGCCTATTGTTAAGTATAAGGTAgggtagggccggcgccgcggctcactaggctaatcctccgcctaagcggcgccggcacaccgggttctagtcccggtccgggcgccggattctgtcccggttgcccctcttccaggccagctctctgctgtggcccgggagtgcagtggaggatggcccaagtgcttgggccctgcaccccatggggagaccaggaaaagcacctggctcctggctcctgccatcggatcagcgcggtgcgccggctgcagcgcgccggtcgcggcggccattggagggtgaaccaacggcaaaggaagacctttctctctgtctctctctctcactgtccactctgcctgtcaaaaaaaaaaaaaaaagtataaggtaGGGTAAACTCTGTAATGTTCATGGAGAAAGACTTGCTGAATGTAATTTCTGGGAAGGAAGAATGATTAGACTACTCAGTGATAGCGGCCACTGCGTAGTGAGTTTTCACTttggttgtgttttgtttgtgGGCATGGTTGAGAAGATGATGAGAGGTGCTAGTCTTTGTTGGCCATTTCACTGCCCTGGACCACATGGTCTACTGTTGTGATTTCCAGTCCAATTTGCACAGATGGATGCCCCAAGGTCCTGATAGAACTGTAGATTTTTAACAGCAAAGTCCTGGACCCTTCTAGATCTATTCTCTTATTACCTGACCCGAGAACTCCAAATCCTCCATTCTCCACCACCCCCAGACCAAGCCTTCTGAATTCTGTGACCCACACTTGCTTAGGAACATTTCCTGCTTTCCAGAAAGACCTGTCCTTGTCCTTCTCTCTTAACCCTTATCCAGGGCTCTTATTAGATTCCTTCAAGAAAGCAGAGGCTGGATTCCCTAGCACCTTGGACTGTGGTACAGAAATCCTTGGTTGGGCTGtgagaggaaaagggaaggacACAGGCAAGCCCAATGCCATGTTCCCTCTTGACATCCCCTGCTTTAATTCTTGGGGATGGCAGGGGTGCACTGGAACCCACCATATCCCTTTCCCGTGATTTCCCTTGATTTCCTTGTGCACCTCTCTTGATGCTTGTCTTTCTTAGGCAACATAATTCTTCAGTGGTTCCCTTCAATTCAAATGATGTGAGGACTCCCCATATGTTATGTCTACCCCAAACTCATCTTTCCCTCCAGGTACCAGCAATAATTGTAATTCATATCACATTAGTCCTTTgattgtattcattcattcattctctctccagcCCTCCCTGTATTTTATTCCCTTCACAGCCCCATTCTCTGTGCAATTTCCCTTTCCAGGTTCTGAGATGTCATCTGTGCCCATCTCTCCAACATCATTCTTGATCGTTCTCATCTACCACTTTCTACTTAAGAGCAAAGTgcgccagcaccgcagctcactaggctaacgctccgccttgcagcgccggcacaccgggttctagtcccggtcggggcgccagattctgtcccggttgcccttcttccaggccagctctctgctgtggccagggagtgcagtggaggatggcccaagtccttgggccctgcaccccatgggagaccaggataagtacctggctcctgtcatcggatcagcgcggtgcgccggctgcagcatgctgcccgcagcggccattggagggtgaaccaatggcaaaggaagacttttctctctgtcgctctctctcactgtctactctgcctgtcaaaaaaaaaaaaaaaaagagcaaagtgcCTGAACACTTTGCTTCTTGCTTCTTGCATTCAGACATCTCTCATCCCTCTTCTCAATTTAGAGCTCCTCTCTGTATTCCACACAGTAATCCACCTTACCACTTAATTCTCTGTGTTACAATTACTGTTTTCTGCAACTATCTCTGCACCTTGGAGGCTGGACCATGAATACAAAGGCCACACTCTTAATCTTCATATCACAACAGCTTACAcaaagcctggcccagactccttTCTTGCAGAATGGTTTCCAGGACTTGTTCAGTGACTGACAAGCTGcctcattcattctttttcttaaagatttatttatttatttgaacatcagagttacacagagaaaggagaggcagagagagagcaagcgagcgagctccaggagccaggagcttcctcgggtctcccatgtgaatgcaagggtccaagaacttgggtcatcttctactatcacaggccaaagcagagagctggatgggaagcggagcagctggtattcaaactggtacccatatgggatgccggcgcttcaggccagggtattaacacactgcgccacagcgctagccctcaTTTATTCTTTGGTTATTCCTAACATAGTTTAGCACAACTGCCCTCTGACTCTAGGCAGTAAAAGTAGAATAGGGCATACTCATTTGATGCATGGACAAAGGGACTAGGATGAATGTGACTATCCTCTGAGCTTCTGATGTCTAACCCTTGGTCCAAAGGTAGGCAGAAAGTTTCTAATACATGGGCAGTTTAAGATATTCCTAACCATCATGTCATGACTCATTTGAATCATCATTTGGCTggtgctatttttaaatatataccaagattcattgatttgaaaggcagagtgtcagagggagaggggcatgtgcatgtgcacacacacacacaaacacacatgagagagagagagagagagagagagagagaaagagagagaaagagagagatcttgcatccattagttcatttcccaaatggctgcaatagtcaaggctgggccacaccaaagctgggagccaggaattccataggggtcttccatgtgggtggcagagctttcccaggtgtattagccgggagctgaattggaagcagggcagccagaatGGATGATGGCAATGCAAGtgttgtgctacaatgctgcACTCCACAATTATGTTTTCCACTGTACATTTTTCATTGTCTTAACTTTTTAATGTAGACTAAAAGAATAAGATTTGATTATCCCAGAAATAGAACCTTTCTCTGGCCAAATAATTACTTTCATGAAAATAGTTCTAAAACCTGAATGTTCACATGGACCATATGATAAAACTTcataacttcatggaaaatggaaataagggacaaatttatttttgtgaggATCTACAAGTGCTTaaggaaatagaataaataagAGAGGGCTCACTGACTCTTAGAAATCTCACATGCAATTTCTGTCATCTGTAAGCCAGCCACCTTGTTAGTAATTTTTCCCGACAGCATCCTGAACAGAATCAGAAAGACAGTGCCAGAAAGACATCTCAAGATTTTAGCAGAGAGTAATACATCTTGATGTTCACTTTAGAAAGATGTGTTATCAGGCTGGACACTTGGAAGGAAGTCCCTGCAATAGACCTAGCAGGGGATggaattgttttattttgcaaTGCTGTTGATGATATGAACATGCAGAGTACATTCCAGGGAACACCAGAATACTGGCCATGGCCCATCTGTTCAATAAAATAAGTAAGGcaggtgggcatttgatgcagtggttagtTAAGATGTTTTTTtgggggatgcctgcatcctacatcacagagcctgggctgagttctggctctgctcctaatgctagcttcctgctaatatgcacacctctctcctccctcctcccctttcttccttcctttaccttGGAAAGTAAGTCATCATCCTACTTATCCTGCAATATTTTATCTAGATATTGTCCCTGCTCTCACATTTTCTTACTACCCAGATGTGGTTTTCTGGTTTCAGATGTGCCCCAGACAAGCAAGATGGCCAATACCTTTCCTTTAGATCACTGGGCTTCTTATGTGTTAGTGAAGATGTGGGCTATTTTATCCCTAAGATCTAAAATTGCTTTTGGTTGTCCTTGACTCTAAGTCAGATATAAAGGGAATAGGTGAGGGTccagtgctgttgcatagtgactaaagccaccacctgtagtgccagattgcatatgggcactggttcgagtcctgactgctccacttctcatctagctctctgatatggcctgggaaagcagtggaaggtagcccaagtgcttgagcccctgcatccatgtgggagacctggaagaagctcctgtctcctcgcttcggatctgcacagctccagcagctgtggccatctagggagtggaccagtggatggaagacctctctcttgcctctgcctctttgtaactctgcctttcaaataaaacaacacacacacaaaaccaaaggGAATAGATTTGTCTCCCAGAGGCTAATGGACAGAGATTGGTCAGCATTACAAAATGTTGCCTATAACAAGAGACAGACTAAAATTCCTAAGTTTTGTAACAGTAAGATTGTTTTCCTCAATACTTCACCTCAAGAATTGAAAATTCAGAGAGAATTGAAAGGCTGCTCATTGTCTATTTCACATGCCTTCTTTTCCTGAATTGTTTAGCTGATGTGTCAACAACATGGAACCAGGAAATCGAACAAGTATTTTAGGATTTTtactcctgggcttttctcaaGACTCAAAGCACCAACCTCTGCTATTTGGTTTGTTCCTGCTCATGCTTGTGGTCACGGTGCTTGGAAACCTGCTCATCATCCTGGCCATCGGCTCCCATGCCCGCCTCCAcacgcccatgtacttcttcctctccaacctgtCCTTGGCTGACATCTGTTTCATCTCTACAACCATCCCAAAGATGCTGCAGGACATCAAGACTCAGAACTATTCCATCACCTTCGCAGGCTGCATCACTCAAATGTACTTCTTCATGGTTTTTGGGGGCATGGACACACTTCTCCTCACCTGGATGGCCTACGATCgctttgtggccatctgccaCCCCTTGCACTACCCAGTCATCATGAATCCCCGTCTCTGTGGCCTGCTGGTTCTTGTGTCCTGGTGCATCAGTCTGTTGTGTGCCCTGATCCAGACCCTGTTGATGCTGAGGCTGTCCTTCTGCACCAGGTGGGTAGTTGCACACTTTTATTGTGAACTTGCTCAGGTCCTGGTACTTGCCTGCTCTGACACATTCATCAATTACACCCTGCTCTACGTGGTGACTGCTCTTCTTGGCTTTGTTCCCCTCTCAGGGATCCTTTTCTCCTATATGCGAATTGTCTCctccattctgaaaattccatCGACTGGTGGAAGATACAAAGCATTCTCCACCTGTGGGTCTCATCTAACTGTGGTTTCTCTGTTCTATGGGACAGGCCTTGGGGTGTATCTCAGTTCTGATGCCTCATCCTCTTCCTGGAAGGGCATGGTGGCCTCGGTGATGTACACTGTGGTCACTCCCATGttgaaccccttcatctacagcctgaggaacacgGACATTAAGAGAGCTTTACAAAGTCTTCTCGGGTTCACACTCCATGTTCAGTGATGGGAACATCGTTCCTGGATTTGGGAGCTGCCGGAAGTCACAGCAGTGGGACA is part of the Oryctolagus cuniculus chromosome 16, mOryCun1.1, whole genome shotgun sequence genome and harbors:
- the LOC100349122 gene encoding olfactory receptor 7C1-like; translation: MEPGNRTSILGFLLLGFSQDSKHQPLLFGLFLLMLVVTVLGNLLIILAIGSHARLHTPMYFFLSNLSLADICFISTTIPKMLQDIKTQNYSITFAGCITQMYFFMVFGGMDTLLLTWMAYDRFVAICHPLHYPVIMNPRLCGLLVLVSWCISLLCALIQTLLMLRLSFCTRWVVAHFYCELAQVLVLACSDTFINYTLLYVVTALLGFVPLSGILFSYMRIVSSILKIPSTGGRYKAFSTCGSHLTVVSLFYGTGLGVYLSSDASSSSWKGMVASVMYTVVTPMLNPFIYSLRNTDIKRALQSLLGFTLHVQ